The following are encoded together in the Coregonus clupeaformis isolate EN_2021a unplaced genomic scaffold, ASM2061545v1 scaf0043, whole genome shotgun sequence genome:
- the LOC121577802 gene encoding SOSS complex subunit B1-B produces MTTETHVKDIKPGLKNLNVIFIVLETGRVTKTKDGHEVRTCKVADKTGSISISVWDEVGGLIQTGDIIRLTKGYASVFKGCLTLYTGRGGELLKIGEFCMVYSEVPNFSEPNPEYSNMDQMKNKTVLSDQGNILNNNISSGGSAGNDTTNGNGVNSQGSGSSTNPQQGGRAGSGVSSRATNPGAGGTTVNGKETRRSAKR; encoded by the exons ATGACGACTGAGACCCACGTCAAGGACATCAAGCCAGGACTCAAGAATCTCAACGTTATCTTCATCGTACTGGAAACAG GACGAGTGACAAAGACAAAGGATGGGCATGAGGTGCGGACCTGTAAGGTGGCCGACAAGACAGGCAGCATCAGCATCTCTGTTTGGGATGAGGTGGGGGGACTGATCCAAACCGGTGACATCATCAGACTCACTAAGGG ATATGCATCTGTGTTCAAAGGTTGCCTGACTCTGTACACGGGCAGAGGTGGAGAGCTGTTGAAGATTGGAGA GTTCTGCATGGTGTACTCCGAGGTGCCAAACTTCAGTGAGCCTAACCCAGAGTACTCTAACATGGATCAGATGAAAAACAAGACG GTACTCAGTGACCAAGGAAACATACTGAACAATAACATCTCATCTGGAGGCTCAGCTG GAAATGACACTACCAATGGGAACGGTGTAAATTCACAAGGTTCCGGGAGCTCGACTAACCCTCAGCAGGGAGGGCGGGCTGGAAGTGGTGTCAGCAGCAGAGCAACCAATCCAGGAGCAGGAGGGACCACTGTCAATGGAAAGGAGACCAGACGTTCTGCCAAAAGATGA